The DNA segment TCGACACCGCCTCGACTGCACCGTGATCACCGTCGATCGCTGAGATCCGGTCCGGCGCCGTCACGAGGTCCGTTGGTGACGTGGGCCTCTCCGCTGGTCTCGTCGAAGACGTGGTGCATGTGGGGATAGGGGATCTCCACGTCCGCGTCCGCGAGTTCCTCCCAGATTCGTCGCTGGATCTCCGAGCGGATCGGCGCGTCGTAGTAGGGGGTTCTGAGCCAGTATCGGAGCCGGAGCAGGATCCCGTGATCGGCGTATCTGACGATGTTGCAGGTGGGTCGGGCCGGATAGCGGGCGCTCCCGATGCGAATGGTCGGCCCGCCGCTGATCACGCCGTCGACCGCCCGGGCCGATCGGACCATGATCCGGCGGGCCTCCGCGAGGTCGCCCTCATAGCTGACGGTCATGTCGAGCGACCGCCGGGTTCGCTCGTCCTCGGCTGAGTAGTTGATCACGTCACGCTCGCGGATGGTGGCGTTGGGGACGACGAGCAGGGTGTTGTCCTCGCTGAGGACCTTCGTATACCGGAGCGTGATGTCCTCGATGAATCCACGGAGTCCGGTGTCGGTCGCGTCGACGATCTCGATCATATCGCCGATCTCGTAGGGCTGATCGGCGAGCACGAACAGCCCGCTGACGTAGTTGCCGACGATCGGCGCGAGGATGATACCCACTGCCGCCGAGAGCACCGTCACCGAGAGCAGGATGTTGCCCGCTCCGATCCCCATCACGCCCGCGGCGACGGCGATCGCCACGAGCATGATCGAGAGTCGGATCATCCGGAGGATCGTCCGGGTGAGGCTCTGGCGCTCGAAGCGCTGGGCGACGGGGCGTCCGAGCATCCGGACGGCCACACGCGAACAGTACCAACCGACGAAGAGCACGGCGAGCGCGATCACCGATCGTCCCGCGGTCGTCCTGAGGAGCCAGTTCACGACGCCCTGGAGCAACGACACCACCTCCGCCTCCACCTGCATGTGAGATGCCTCCGTGCGGCCCGGGAAAAGGGTTGTCGTCCGCCAACGGCTAAGGGCCCACCCGACGTAGCTCGGGCCATGTCCGCCGACAGCCACGACGACCCCGCGTTTCACATCACCCACGAGGCCGAGACGGGAGAGAGCCTGCTGGTCGGCCTCTCCGCGTTCGGGCTGGCGGGTCTCACCGCCGTCGATTACCTCACCGACCAGCTTGAACTCGAGCCGACGGGACACATCACCGCCGAGGCGCTGCCGTCGATCACCCCGTTCTCGGACGGCCGCCCGCGCCACCACACTCGACTCTACTCGCGACCCGACCTCGACGTGACGGTGCTGGTGGGCGAGCTCTTCGTCCCGGTCCAGGCCGCGGGCCCGTTCAGCCGGGCGATCCTCGAGTGGACCGAGCACAACGCCGTCGGCGAGGTCACCGTTCTCTCGGGAATTCCGGTCGCCCACGGACCGAACGACCACAGGCCGTTCTACATCGCCACCGAGGACTACTACGACGACCGGCTGGCGGACACGGAGTTCACCCCGATGGGGATGGGGTTTCTCG comes from the Halalkalicoccus sp. CG83 genome and includes:
- a CDS encoding mechanosensitive ion channel family protein is translated as MQVEAEVVSLLQGVVNWLLRTTAGRSVIALAVLFVGWYCSRVAVRMLGRPVAQRFERQSLTRTILRMIRLSIMLVAIAVAAGVMGIGAGNILLSVTVLSAAVGIILAPIVGNYVSGLFVLADQPYEIGDMIEIVDATDTGLRGFIEDITLRYTKVLSEDNTLLVVPNATIRERDVINYSAEDERTRRSLDMTVSYEGDLAEARRIMVRSARAVDGVISGGPTIRIGSARYPARPTCNIVRYADHGILLRLRYWLRTPYYDAPIRSEIQRRIWEELADADVEIPYPHMHHVFDETSGEAHVTNGPRDGAGPDLSDRR
- a CDS encoding proteasome assembly chaperone family protein, yielding MSADSHDDPAFHITHEAETGESLLVGLSAFGLAGLTAVDYLTDQLELEPTGHITAEALPSITPFSDGRPRHHTRLYSRPDLDVTVLVGELFVPVQAAGPFSRAILEWTEHNAVGEVTVLSGIPVAHGPNDHRPFYIATEDYYDDRLADTEFTPMGMGFLDGVNASLVESGMDTDLGVGVFVTPVHAQIPDVDAALRLLAIVEEIYGLGVDTEPLEQFASEVRQHYAQLSERVAAAEEYERPDDRMFM